The Burkholderia ubonensis genome has a window encoding:
- the ald gene encoding alanine dehydrogenase — translation MLIGVPKEIKNHEYRVGLTPAGTRELTRHGHRVLVQRGAGTAIGLHDEHYAAAGATLCDGAADVFAQADMIVKVKEPQPAECAMLRRGQILYTYLHLAPDPEQAAALVKSGAVCIAYETVTGPGGGLPLLAPMSEVAGRMSIQVAATHLESPRGGMGLLMAGVPGVPAAHVVVLGAGVVGTGALQMAVGMGARVTVLDNNVGRLRQLDLVFGNRIATVCSNAQTIEEAVCDADVVIGAVLVPGASAPRLVTRDMIARMRAGAVVVDVAIDQGGCFETSHATTHAKPTYVVDGVVHYCVANMPGAVARTSTFALNNATIGHALALADKGWKRAMADDAHLRAGLNVCDGQITYEAVARALGLPYVPAEDMLG, via the coding sequence ATGCTGATCGGAGTGCCCAAGGAGATCAAGAACCACGAATACCGCGTCGGGCTCACGCCGGCCGGCACCCGCGAACTGACCCGTCATGGGCATCGGGTCCTGGTGCAGCGCGGCGCCGGCACGGCGATCGGGCTGCACGACGAACACTACGCGGCGGCCGGCGCGACGCTGTGCGACGGCGCGGCCGACGTGTTCGCGCAGGCCGACATGATCGTCAAGGTCAAGGAGCCTCAGCCGGCCGAATGCGCGATGCTGCGGCGCGGCCAGATCCTCTATACGTACCTGCATCTCGCGCCCGATCCGGAACAGGCGGCGGCGCTCGTCAAGTCCGGCGCGGTGTGCATCGCGTACGAGACCGTGACCGGCCCCGGCGGCGGCCTGCCGCTGCTCGCGCCGATGAGCGAGGTCGCCGGACGCATGTCGATCCAGGTCGCGGCAACCCATCTCGAGAGCCCGCGCGGCGGGATGGGCCTGCTCATGGCGGGCGTGCCCGGCGTGCCGGCCGCGCACGTCGTCGTGCTCGGCGCCGGCGTGGTCGGCACGGGCGCGCTGCAGATGGCTGTCGGCATGGGCGCGCGGGTCACGGTGCTCGACAACAACGTCGGCCGCCTGCGGCAGCTCGACCTGGTGTTCGGCAACCGGATCGCGACGGTCTGCTCGAACGCGCAGACGATCGAGGAAGCGGTGTGCGATGCGGACGTCGTGATCGGCGCCGTGCTCGTGCCGGGCGCATCGGCGCCGCGGCTCGTGACGCGCGACATGATCGCGCGGATGCGCGCCGGCGCGGTGGTCGTCGACGTCGCGATCGACCAGGGCGGCTGCTTCGAGACGTCGCACGCGACGACGCATGCAAAGCCGACCTACGTGGTCGACGGCGTGGTGCACTATTGCGTCGCGAACATGCCCGGCGCGGTTGCGCGCACGTCGACGTTCGCGCTGAACAACGCGACGATCGGCCATGCGCTCGCGCTCGCCGACAAGGGCTGGAAGCGCGCGATGGCCGACGACGCGCACCTGCGCGCCGGCCTGAACGTGTGCGACGGACAGATCACCTACGAAGCGGTCGCCCGCGCGCTCGGGCTGCCTTACGTCCCTGCTGAAGACATGCTGGGTTGA